The window CCGAGTCCGCCCGCGCGGCTTCGAGCACCTCGAACGCACGCGACACCTCGCCGCGCCACCGCGCGCTCAGAGCCTCCGGAAGCTCGCTCTTCTCCCCGCGCAGCTTCTGCTCCACCAGGGCATGGGCCTCCACGAAGCCGTACTGCGACAGCAGCTCCGTGACGTCCGTCTCCACCACGCCAGTCCGCAGCGCATGGGTCCCCGTCAACGTGGTGCGCAGCACGTAGAGCAGCCGCTTCGCCGAACGGAAACCGCTCTTCTCCCACTCGCGAAGCTGTCCCTGGGCAAAGCCGTTGTAGTGCCGGTACATCTTGCGAGACAGCACCGCGCGCACCAGCGGACGCAGCGACTCCAGCTCCGGAGACACGCGCAGGGGGATGGCCCCCAACACCCGCTCCAGGTAGTTCCCATTGCCTTGCAGGATGCCCTGGAGCACCGGCAGCAGTTCGTTGGACGAGTAGTCCACCTCCACGCCCTCCAGCACCTCCAGTCGCTCCGTGGGGACATGCACGGGCTGCAGCGTCAACAACGCCGCGGTATGCGCGACGTGGATGGACTTCAGGTCCAGGTCGCTGTCCGGCGAGGGGAAGCCATAGGCGTGCGCTCCGGACAGGGAGACGACCAGATGCGCGCGGTGCCGGGACTCCTCGTCCAGCACCCGGTCCGCCATCGCGCGTTGATGTTCCGTCAAAGTGCCCTTCATTCCGAATCCCTCCACCCCATGGCCGGGGCCTCCGGCGCGTCACGTCCCAGCGGCCCGGGTTCCTTCAGCACCCAGCGCCGCGCCAACTCCTCGCCCACGCGCCGCAGCAACCGGTCCGCGCGTTCGTAGTCCGGATGCTCTGGCAGACGGCTCTCCCGATGCGCGGCCTCCAGGTCCGGCGCAAGGGCCTCCGCGTCCCGCAGCACGTCTTCCAGCGGCACGCGGCCCGCCTTGATGTCCAGCAGCCGCGCCTTCAGTGCGCCAGAGGCCTCGAAGACGGGCGCGCCCTCGCGCAGCCACCCTGTCGCCGTGGCCACCAGCCGCAGCAGGTTGTAGGCGTTCTTCGGGCGCAGCTCGCGCGCGGAGGGAGGCCGCTGACCGCCGCTTCGCGCATAGGCGGTGAGCGCCTTGAAGTCGTTGGCCGCCAACAGCCCCTGGTCCCAGAGCGAGCGGTAGAGCTGCTTCACGTACGTCTTCGCCGCCAGCAGCGCGTCCTGCGCCGACGGCGCCTCGCGGGGCGACACGGCCGACAGCCGGCGCGCCACCTCGTCCAGGTCCGGCGCGGGCTCCTCGCACAGCCATTCGAGCAGCAGGTCCCGATGCTCCGCCAGCCGCTGGCTGCGGGTGAGCTTGTCGAGCTGGCTCATGGCGTAACGCCCGAAGCTGCCGAACAGGGCCTTGGACACGAAGGCGTCGCGCTCCGCCAGGAGCCACTCGCCCACCGGGTCCAACGCCTT is drawn from Myxococcus xanthus and contains these coding sequences:
- a CDS encoding nucleotidyltransferase domain-containing protein, producing the protein MKGTLTEHQRAMADRVLDEESRHRAHLVVSLSGAHAYGFPSPDSDLDLKSIHVAHTAALLTLQPVHVPTERLEVLEGVEVDYSSNELLPVLQGILQGNGNYLERVLGAIPLRVSPELESLRPLVRAVLSRKMYRHYNGFAQGQLREWEKSGFRSAKRLLYVLRTTLTGTHALRTGVVETDVTELLSQYGFVEAHALVEQKLRGEKSELPEALSARWRGEVSRAFEVLEAARADSVLPESPPDEAVAALEAWMLDLRRRRFDG
- a CDS encoding DNA polymerase beta superfamily protein, with amino-acid sequence MSDSSTEAPSPGGARIRGLEQVDRLSVPLPHGTEVTTRVERLASGGRRIPQGVVGRVVRAHDGGFDVQIVGVGEVWFARDELVPRRPGQVQFAQRREAAWSALTPCVVLETRVGSHAWGLADERSDVDVRGVFALPLPWRFGLVDAPRDLVSADGSTMYWEVHKAVEQALRADPNTLETLFVPGAKALDPVGEWLLAERDAFVSKALFGSFGRYAMSQLDKLTRSQRLAEHRDLLLEWLCEEPAPDLDEVARRLSAVSPREAPSAQDALLAAKTYVKQLYRSLWDQGLLAANDFKALTAYARSGGQRPPSARELRPKNAYNLLRLVATATGWLREGAPVFEASGALKARLLDIKAGRVPLEDVLRDAEALAPDLEAAHRESRLPEHPDYERADRLLRRVGEELARRWVLKEPGPLGRDAPEAPAMGWRDSE